The sequence ACGTCCTCCACCCGTACCAGATGGTCAAGGACCTGCGTACGGAGTTCGAGATGGGCAACCCCGAAGCGGTCTTCAACGGCGAGATCGACGGTTTCGTCGAGGCGGGCATCCGCTGGCGGAAGCAGCGGGAGAAGTAGCTTCGGAGATACGGAGGTTGGGCCCGGACAGAAACTGTCCGGGCCCTTCTGCTCGTGGGGAGGAACTGTGCACGATGCGTCACATTCACGCTTCTGAATAGCCGTCAACACCCCCCAAATCGGTGCCTAGTGCACGGAAGCTCCTTGACGTATTCCTCAACTCTGGCCAGGGTGCTACAGCAGCATGCGTATGTCTGGGACGGGTGCGAACCGGGGGGCGGGTGAGATGACCACGGCAGACGTGGCCTCGCCGAGAGAGATGTCCCCCAGGGCCCACGGTCCCCGTACCGCTGCTCCATGACGAGATTCAGCTACTGGGGGTAGCAACACATGACGAAGAAGACGCGTGTTCGCGTCGCGCGGATAGCCGCGGGTGCGGTGATCGCCGCGGGTGCCTCGCTGACTGCGGCCGGTGCCGCGCAGGCACTGGAGATCGGCGTCGACTCCGGCGCCGCGGGCGTCGAGGTCCAGACGGGCCCGGTTGAGCCGAACCCCATCGGTGGAGCTGACCCGGGCGGCGCGGCGGGTGAGGCGACCACGGGCGAGGCGACGACGGGCGAGGCCACGACGGGCGAAGCTACGACGGGCGAAGCTACGACCGGCGAGGCCACGACGGGCGAGGCGACCACGGGCGAGGCGACCACGGGCGAGGCCACGACGGGCGAGGCCACGACGGGCGAGGCCACGACGGGCGAGGCCACGACGGGCGAGGCCACGACGGGCGAGGCCACGACCGGCGAGGCCACGACCGGCGAGGCGACCACGGGCGAGGCGACCACGGGCGAGGCGACCACGGGCGAGGCGACGACCGGCGAAGCGACCACGGGCGAAGCCAGCGCCTCAGGTTCGAACGGCACTTCCGGTTCGAACGGCACCACCGGCACTTCCGGTTCGAACGGCACCACCGGCGCCACCGGTTCGAACGGCACCTCCGGCTCCACCGGCACCTCGGGTGCTTCCGGCGGCGACCAGGGCGGCACCGGCACCAACGGTTCGGCCACGTCCGGCTCCACCGGCTCCACCACCGGTGGCGACGACGCCGGCTGCACCGTCGACCTCGACGGCGCCCAGTGCACCGACAACACCGACACCGACAGCGTCGGCAACACGCCGGTCGAGCAGAGCAAGGGCAAGGAAGAGCTCGCCGAGACCGGTGCCGCCGAGACGACCTTCCTGGTCGTCGGCGCCGCGACGATGATCGCGGGCGGCATCGGCTTCCGCATCCTGCCGCGCCTGGTCGGCGGCGGTCGCGCGGCCGCCTAGGCCGGGCAGCCCGGCCCGCGGCGGAGGCCGCCGCGGGCCGGGGCGGACCCTGCCGCCGCACAGAGGGCCCGTATCGGGCCCGTGAGCGGCGCTGCACGGTATGACGAAGGGCCCGGGAGGCGTACGACGCCTCCCGGGCCCTTCTGCGCGTCCGGACCGCTCAGCCGGGCGTACGCCTGCGTTCATGGAGCCCCGACGGGGCGGTGAGGGGCGGTCGCCAGGACCGCGCGGGACCGATCAGGCCGCTTGGTGCGCCAGCAGCGTGAGCGCCGTCAGCAACACCACCATCAGGGCGATCAGCGTCGCCGGGCTCATCCCGGCCAGCGGGCCCTGGCCCTGCTCCTCCAGCATCTGCTGCCGTACGGCACGGCAGACGCGGCAACGGCCCTCGCTCACGGGCGCCGCGCAGTTCGCGCACACCAGTCGGTCGTAGGTCATGCGCATTCCTCCTCCCGCGCGGCGGAGCCGCTTGCCTGCTTTCTCTCCGCACAACGCTCACGGAAACGCAACCGTTCCCCCCACCACTGTGCCAGCTCGCGGCGATTTCGGCGCGGCCCGCCGGACAAGGTCCGGCACGACCCGATTCGTACCATGGGGCGATTCGCCGCATACCACCCATTGCCGGACGCCGCATGCACGCGTGAGCCCGGTTCGCGTATGGTCACGCTCACCTACTCCCGGCCGACCGTGGTGCACCCGTGATCCGATTCGACAACGTCTCCAAGACCTACCCCAAGCAGAACCGACCGGCTCTGCGCGATGTCTCGTTGGACATCGAGAAGGGTGAGTTCGTCTTCCTGGTGGGGTCCTCCGGCTCCGGCAAGTCGACCTTCATGCGGCTGATCCTGCGCGAGGAGCGTGCCAGCACGGGCATGGTCCATGTGCTGGGCAAGGACCTCGCGCGGCTGTCCAACTGGAAGGTGCCGCAGATGCGCCGCCAGCTGGGGACGGTCTTCCAGGACTTCCGCCTGCTGCCCAACAAGACGGTCGCCGAGAACGTGGCCTTCGCGCAGGAGGTCATCGGCAAGCCGCGCGGCGAGATCCGCAAGGCCGTGCCGCAGGTCCTCGACCTCGTCGGCCTCGGCGGCAAGGAGGAGCGGATGCCCGGCGAGCTCTCCGGTGGTGAGCAGCAGCGTGTGGCCATCGCCCGCGCGTTCGTCAACCGCCCCATGCTGCTGATCGCGGACGAGCCGACCGGCAACCTCGACCCGCAGACCTCGGTGGGCATCATGAAGCTGCTGGACCGGATCAACCGGACCGGCACCACCGTGATCATGGCGACCCACGACCAGAACATCGTCGACCAGATGCGCAAGCGCGTCATCGAGCTCGAGCAGGGCCGTCTCGTACGCGACCAGGCACGCGGCGTCTACGGCTACCAGCACTGACCGAGGGGCCCCGGCCCTTCGCGCATTTCGAGCATCGAGTACTTGAAAGGACGCCATGCGCGCCCAGTTCGTCCTGTCGGAGATCGGCGTCGGTCTCCGCCGCAACCTCACGATGACCTTCGCCGTCGTGGTCTCCGTCGCCCTCTCGCTCGCCCTCTTCGGCGGCGCGCTGCTGATGCGCGAGCAGGTCAGCACGATGAAGGACTACTGGTACGACAAGGTCAACGTCTCCATCTTCCTCTGCAACAAGAACGACGCCAAGGACATGCCCAAGTGCGCCAAGGGGGCTGTCACCAAGGAGCAGAAGGCGGAGATCAAGGCCGACCTGGAGAAGATGGACGCCGTCGAGACGGTCCACTTCGAGACGGTCGACGAGGCGTACAAGCACTACCAGGAGCAGTTCGGCGACTCCCCGATGGCGGGCAACATCACGCCCGACCAGATGCAGGAGTCGTTCCGCGTGAAGCTGGACGACCCGGAGAAGTACAAGGTCGTCGCGACGGCCTTCGCCGGGCGGGACGGGGTCCAGTCCGTCCAGGACCAACGGTCCATCCTGGACAACCTCTTCGAGCTGATGAACGGCATGAACGTCGTCGCGATCTACGTGATGATCCTCATGCTCGTCATCGCGCTGATCCTGATCGTCAACACCGTGCGCGTCTCCGCGTTCAGCCGGAGACGTGAGACGGGCATCATGCGCCTCGTCGGGGCCTCCGGCTTCTACATCCAGGCCCCCTTCATCATGGAGGCCGCCGTCGCCGGTCTGATCGGCGGTGTGCTGGCCTGCGCCATGCTGCTCGGCGGCCGGTACTTCCTGATCGACGGCGGCCTCGCGCTCCAGGAGAAGCTGAACCTGATCAACTTCATCGGCTGGGACGCGGTCCTGACCAAGCTCCCGCTGGTCCTCGCGATCGGTCTGCTGATGCCCGCCGTTGCCGCTCTCTTCGCGCTGCGCAAGTACCTGAAGGTGTGACATGTGCCCCCTGGGGCGCACGGACGATCACCCGTGCGCCCCAGGGGGTCTGTCCTAGACTCGTCGCCATGTCGGGCTCCGCTCAGCTCTTCGGGCCCCGCGGTCTTCGCCGCGGGGCGGCCCTGACGTTGGTCTTCGGGTGTGCGCTCGCCACCGCCGCCGCGACCGGTTCGCTGCCGCGGGAGGCCGGTCCCGAGCCCGGTCCGCAGACCCGTGCCGTCTCCTCCACGCTCGCCCCGGTCGACCACGAGGAGATCGAGGACGCCGCCGCCGAGGCGGAAGCGGACGGGAAGTCCGTGAAGGACGCCGCCGAGGAGGTCGTCAGCCGCAGCGGGGACCGCTGGGGCGCGGTCTACGACCAGCGGGAGTACGAGGAGTTCGAGCAGGCGCTGGACGGCACCTACACCGGGGTCGGGCTCTCCGCCCGGCGCACCGGCGGCGGGGACGTCACCGTCTCCCGCGTCCAGCCCGGCGGCCCCGCCGACCGGGCCGGCATCCGCGCCGGCGACCTGCTGCGCACCCTGGACGGCCGGGCGATCGGCAAGCGCCCCGTCGCGGAGGTCGTGGCGTTACTGCGCGGCGACGGTACGGGAGCGGCCGAGGGCAGCCGGGTGCGGCTGGGGCTCGTCCGGGACGGCCGGAGCTGGACCGAGACCCTGGAGCGGGCCCGGCTGACCACCGAGCCGGTCACCGTGCGGCGGCTGGGCGACGCGCCCTCGTCGGCGGTCCTGGTCAAGGTCGCCGCCTTCACCAAGGGCGCGGGGGCCGAGGTGCGGGACGCGGTCCGCGACGCCCCCGCCGGGGCGGGGATACTCCTCGATCTGCGCGCCAACGCCGGCGGGCTCGTCGCCGAGGCCGTCGTGGCCGCCTCCGCCTTCCTGGACGGTGGGCTGGTCGCCACGTACGACGTACGCGGGGACGAGCACGCGCTGTACGCCGATCCCGGCGGGGACACGGACCGGCCGGTCGTGGTCCTGGTCGACGGCGGCACGATGAGCGCCGCCGAGCTGCTGACCGGCGCCCTCCAGGACCGGGGCCGCGCGGTCACCGTCGGCTCGCCCACCTTCGGCAAGGGCTCGGTCCAGATGCCCAGCAGGCTCCCGGGCGGTTCGGTGGCCGAGCTGACCGTCGGCCACTACCGCACCCCGGGCGGCCGCAACGTCGACGGCAAGGGCATCACCCCGGACCTCGTGGTGGGGGAGCGGGCCCAGCAGCGGGCCGAGACGGTATTGAGTGGCCTCGGGGGTGGGTCGTAGTGCGAAAATGACCGCACTATGGCGAAGGACAAAGACACCGGGCGCAAGATGATCGCGCAGAACAAGAAGGCGCGGCACGACTACACGATCCTCGACACCTACGAGTGCGGCCTCGTTCTCATGGGGACGGAGGTCAAGTCCCTCCGCATGGGACGGGCCTCCCTGGTCGACGGCTTCGTGCAGATCGACGGCCACGAGGCGTGGCTCCACAACATCCACGTCCCCGAGTACGTCCAGGGCACCTGGACCAACCATGCGGCCAAGCGGAAGCGGAAGCTGCTGCTGCACCGGGCCGAGATCGACAAGCTGGAGTCGAAGTCGCAGGAGACGGGCCACACCATCGTGCCGCTCGCGCTGTACTTCAAGGACGGCCGCGTCAAGGTCGAGATCGCGCTCGCGAAGGGAAAGAAGGAGTACGACAAGCGGCAGACGCTCCGCGAGAAGCAGGACACGCGCGAGACGAACCGCGCCATCGCGGCGGCCCGCCGGCGGCAGCGCAGCGCCTGATCACCCCGCACGGGGAATACGCTGGCATCGTCCCGCGTTGGTCACGTACGATGGGCCGTGCACCCCGACGAGGGTGCGCGTTTTGACAACACCACATGGGGATGATCGGTTTCGACAGCGGATGTCGAAGCAGGGGAAGCGAGTCGAGGAAGCGGCAATGATCTCGTAAACCATATGTCGCAAACAATAATCGCCAATTCCAAGCGCGATTCCTCCGCCTTCGCCCTCGCTGCCTAATTAGCAGCTAGCGAAGACTCTGCGGAGTGTCAGCCCGGGGGTGATCCCGACCCGGATCCTGGCATCAGCTAGGGATCTAAACTTCTCGGTCCGGCCACGGGTCCGAGAAGGAAATCAAACAGTGGCTGAGCCTGTCGGAGGCTTGTTCGCGTGACCTCCGGGGCCGAGAAAAGCGCAGCGAACTGCACTCGGAGAAGCCCTGGTTCCGCACCGTTGGACGCGGGTTCGATTCCCGCCATCTCCACAATTCCCATGTAGGCCGCCGCCCCGCGAGTTCGCTCGCGGGGCGGCGGTTTTTTCATGTCCGCCGCCACCGGTCGTACCCGAAGCCCGCGGCGGCGACGGCCAGTGCGAGGGCCGCTGCGGACAGCGGGACCGCGTAGCCGGGGACCGTCCCCGCGTGCTCGACCAGTCGGCCGCCCGCCGCCGCCCCGGCAGCCACCCCGCCCAGCAGCGCGGTCACCGAGAGCGTCATGCCCTCGTTCAGCTGCTCCGGGCGGGTCGCCCGCTGGACCAGCGTCATGCCCGTGACCATGGTCGGCGCGGTCGCCGCCCCCGCCAGCAGCAGGCACAGCGCCAGGACCGGCAGGGTGGCCGACGCGGTGGCGGCCAGCAGCGGCAGGGACATCAGGGCCGTCATCGCGGCCAGGCACAGCAGCAACCGGAGACGGACGTTGCGGGCCGGGCGCAGCGAGCCGTAGAGCAGGCCCGCCACGCACGAGCCCGCCGCCTGGAGTGCCAGGATCGCGCCCCCGGCATGCGCGATGGAGACCACCTCCAGCGCCCCGAACACCGCCCCCGTGGCGAGGAAGACCGCCAGCAGCGCGGGCATCCCGGGGGCGCGCAGCGGGGAGGCCACCGTCTTCGTGCGCGGGGTGACGGGCGGTTCCGTGGCGCGCTGGGCGGCGAAGATCAGGACGCCGGTCATCAGGAGCGCCGCCCCGGCCAGCGTGCCCGCCTCCGGGAACAGCGCCCCGCAGAGCGTCGCGGCCAGCACCGGGCCCAGCATGAAGCACAGCTCGTCGGCGGCCTGCTCGAAGGAGTTCGCGGTGTGCAGCGCCGCCGGATCGCCCCGGTGCAGATGCGCCCAGCGGGCCCGTGACATCCCGCCGGTGTTCGGGGTCGTCGCGGTCGCGGCGTACGCGGCGAACAGGGTCCAGGCCGGGGCGTCGTGGTGCACGCACAGCACCAGGGCCAGCGACCCCAGCACGGCGAGCGCGGTGGCGGGCACGGCGACGCGTGCCTGCCCGAAGCGGTCCACGAGCCGGGCGGTGAACGGCGCGACCACCGCCGTCGCGGCCAGGCCGGTCGCGGTGACGGCCCCGGCCAGGGCGTACGAGCCCCGGGACCCGGCGATCATGATGACCGCGCTGACGCTGAGCATCCCCATCGGCAGCCGGGCGATCAGATTGCCCGCCGTGAAGGCACGGGCCCCGGGGGCCGCCAGCAGCCGGAGGTACGGATGCGACGGCGGACGCGTCCGCCGGGTCCCGGCGTCCGTCGGCGCGGAGCGCGGGGCCGCGACCAACTGGCCGCCGGAGGTGGTGAGCAGGGCCGTGGACGGGGGAGCGGGGGCCCGGACGGGCCGGGGCGCGGCCACGGGCCGGGCCCCCGGACCGGGCCGGGTGGACCGCCCCGGTCCGGGGGCCGGTCCCGCCGGGAGGGCGGGATCCGTCAGGACGTGCGGGGCGGACCGGGGCGGGGTCTCCGGGCGGGCGGCAGGGGATATCGGCATACGGACCAGGCTCGCCGCGCCCCGCCGCCCGGGTCCAACACCTGATCCGTACCGATTCACGCGGTCCTGTTGTGAATCAGGCCCCGCCCGGTAGATTCGCGGCGTGCCTCCTCCCGACACCGATCCCCGGCTGCTGCGCGCCTTCCTCGCCGTCGCCGACGAACTGCACTTCACCCGGGCCGCCGCCCGGCTCTTCGTCGCCCAGCAGGCGCTGAGCCGGGACGTCCGCCGACTGGAACGCGAGCTGGGCGCCGAGCTGTTCGTCCGGACCACCCGGCAGGTCACGCTCACCCCGGACGGCGAACGCCTGCTGCCGTACGCCCGCCGGGTCCTCGACGCGCACGCCGAGCTCGCCGGGGCCTTCAGCGGCGCGCCCGCCCGGCCGCTGCTCGTGGACCTGAACAGCGACGGGGCGACCGCCGCCCGGGTGCTGGCGCGCGCCCGTGAACTGGTGCCCGCGTGCGAGCTGATGGCCCGCTTCGAGTCGGGGCTCACCTGGGCCGCCGCCGAGATCCTGGCCGGCCGGCTCGACGTCTCCTTCGGCCGGGCCGCCGGACTGGCCCCCGCCGTGCGCGCCGGGCTTTCCCTGCACCCGGTGCGGTACGAGCCGATGGCCCTGATGCTGCCCCTGGCCCATCCCCTCGCCGAGCGCGAGACCGTCGCCCTGGCCGAGCTGTCCGGCGAGACCGTCTACGCGGGGGCCGGCAACGAGCGGACACGGGAGTGGACCGACCTCGCCGCGTCGCTCTTCGCCGAGTGGGACATCGTGCTGGCCCCGCCCGTCCCCCTCGCCGTGGGTGTGGCCGAATTTCAACGGGTCATGGAGAAGGGTGGGCACCCCGTACTGGCGGTCGTCGACTTCCCGCCGATGCCCGGGACCGTCCTGCGCCCGCTCGTCGACCCGATTCCGCTTTCGCCGGTTTCGCTGGTCTGGCGGAAGGGGCTGCGGCA is a genomic window of Streptomyces sp. YPW6 containing:
- a CDS encoding LysR family transcriptional regulator, whose product is MPPPDTDPRLLRAFLAVADELHFTRAAARLFVAQQALSRDVRRLERELGAELFVRTTRQVTLTPDGERLLPYARRVLDAHAELAGAFSGAPARPLLVDLNSDGATAARVLARARELVPACELMARFESGLTWAAAEILAGRLDVSFGRAAGLAPAVRAGLSLHPVRYEPMALMLPLAHPLAERETVALAELSGETVYAGAGNERTREWTDLAASLFAEWDIVLAPPVPLAVGVAEFQRVMEKGGHPVLAVVDFPPMPGTVLRPLVDPIPLSPVSLVWRKGLRHPGVDALRNATDQLALAEGWLLRPSGSWLPASDLSLMRNRS
- the smpB gene encoding SsrA-binding protein SmpB, which encodes MAKDKDTGRKMIAQNKKARHDYTILDTYECGLVLMGTEVKSLRMGRASLVDGFVQIDGHEAWLHNIHVPEYVQGTWTNHAAKRKRKLLLHRAEIDKLESKSQETGHTIVPLALYFKDGRVKVEIALAKGKKEYDKRQTLREKQDTRETNRAIAAARRRQRSA
- a CDS encoding S41 family peptidase, with the translated sequence MSGSAQLFGPRGLRRGAALTLVFGCALATAAATGSLPREAGPEPGPQTRAVSSTLAPVDHEEIEDAAAEAEADGKSVKDAAEEVVSRSGDRWGAVYDQREYEEFEQALDGTYTGVGLSARRTGGGDVTVSRVQPGGPADRAGIRAGDLLRTLDGRAIGKRPVAEVVALLRGDGTGAAEGSRVRLGLVRDGRSWTETLERARLTTEPVTVRRLGDAPSSAVLVKVAAFTKGAGAEVRDAVRDAPAGAGILLDLRANAGGLVAEAVVAASAFLDGGLVATYDVRGDEHALYADPGGDTDRPVVVLVDGGTMSAAELLTGALQDRGRAVTVGSPTFGKGSVQMPSRLPGGSVAELTVGHYRTPGGRNVDGKGITPDLVVGERAQQRAETVLSGLGGGS
- the ftsX gene encoding permease-like cell division protein FtsX; protein product: MRAQFVLSEIGVGLRRNLTMTFAVVVSVALSLALFGGALLMREQVSTMKDYWYDKVNVSIFLCNKNDAKDMPKCAKGAVTKEQKAEIKADLEKMDAVETVHFETVDEAYKHYQEQFGDSPMAGNITPDQMQESFRVKLDDPEKYKVVATAFAGRDGVQSVQDQRSILDNLFELMNGMNVVAIYVMILMLVIALILIVNTVRVSAFSRRRETGIMRLVGASGFYIQAPFIMEAAVAGLIGGVLACAMLLGGRYFLIDGGLALQEKLNLINFIGWDAVLTKLPLVLAIGLLMPAVAALFALRKYLKV
- a CDS encoding MFS transporter, whose amino-acid sequence is MPISPAARPETPPRSAPHVLTDPALPAGPAPGPGRSTRPGPGARPVAAPRPVRAPAPPSTALLTTSGGQLVAAPRSAPTDAGTRRTRPPSHPYLRLLAAPGARAFTAGNLIARLPMGMLSVSAVIMIAGSRGSYALAGAVTATGLAATAVVAPFTARLVDRFGQARVAVPATALAVLGSLALVLCVHHDAPAWTLFAAYAATATTPNTGGMSRARWAHLHRGDPAALHTANSFEQAADELCFMLGPVLAATLCGALFPEAGTLAGAALLMTGVLIFAAQRATEPPVTPRTKTVASPLRAPGMPALLAVFLATGAVFGALEVVSIAHAGGAILALQAAGSCVAGLLYGSLRPARNVRLRLLLCLAAMTALMSLPLLAATASATLPVLALCLLLAGAATAPTMVTGMTLVQRATRPEQLNEGMTLSVTALLGGVAAGAAAGGRLVEHAGTVPGYAVPLSAAALALAVAAAGFGYDRWRRT
- the ftsE gene encoding cell division ATP-binding protein FtsE, producing MIRFDNVSKTYPKQNRPALRDVSLDIEKGEFVFLVGSSGSGKSTFMRLILREERASTGMVHVLGKDLARLSNWKVPQMRRQLGTVFQDFRLLPNKTVAENVAFAQEVIGKPRGEIRKAVPQVLDLVGLGGKEERMPGELSGGEQQRVAIARAFVNRPMLLIADEPTGNLDPQTSVGIMKLLDRINRTGTTVIMATHDQNIVDQMRKRVIELEQGRLVRDQARGVYGYQH